TCGTATTAGTCTTGTGCATGTGCATGCAGGCAAAATGCCTTGAGACTGGTGAAACTGTTGCCATTAAGAAGGTCTTACAGGACAAACGATACAAGAACAGAGAGTTACAGATAATGCGATCAATGGATCATTGCAATGTCATCTCCCTAAAGCATTGTTTCTTCTCTACCACAAGCAGAGATGAACTTTTCCTTAACTTAGTCATGGAGTTTGTTCCCGAGTCACTTTATCGTGTCCTGAAACACTACAAAGATATGAAGCAGAGGATGCCACTTATATATGTCAAACTTTACATGTATCAGGTGGGTGATGGTTCTAGTGTGTGTTGTTTTAATGCTTAACTTAAATGGTGCTCATTACTTAATTGCTAATATTCCATTCTATCTCATGCAGATATTCCGCGGATTAGCTTACATTCACACTGTTCCTGGAGTTTGTCACCGAGATATAAAGCCACAAAATATCTTGGTATGCCCTTTTCTTCTTACCAAGCGTATCATGTTTTCACACTGCTGCAGCTGAAAATTCTTGGTTTTGATTGTGTTGATAGGTTGATCCTCTTACCCACCAAGTGAAGGTCTGTGATTTTGGGAGTGCTAAAATGCTGGTATGTAAAGGCTGATAGATAATGTTATTGTCTTCTTGAGCTATAATGACTGCATTCCAATTGCATGTTcatataatcatatttgatttgtgGCGGATGCTACTAGACCATATCATGGTGGTTATTGTGTTACCTATGTTAATTTTGCTTTTATTTAAAGTAATTTAGTAAGCAATATGTAATTTCTAGTTTTGTTATTGCTCTAATGTTAGTAAAACAAATGACCCAATATTAATTGGTCATTGGTGATAGATCCTTGACTTCAACCTTGTTGGCCTAATCTATACTATAACACAAGAGAACATAATAGTAAACATAATGGTAGTTATGACTTTAAAACTTAATGTTATCTATATATTTTATCTAAACTTTTAAGTTAATAAAATCATTATAATCAACTATTGGTCTATTTAAGCTTCTTGTTCAACTACCTGTAGTCAAATTATTGTTGATTTAATGAGTGATTGAGGCCAGTTTAATGCTACCATCGACTCTGTTCAGATTGGGCATGTTCGTTTGGTTTTTATGTGCTTATATGTAAACTAATCACATGAATTACTTTTGTATTATTTACATGGAAATTAACTGAACAATCCTCTTGATAGAAAATGGTTCTATACAGCCTATCCATAGGTTCTTTCTTGTCCAGTTCTACTTTTTAATACTGTATTTAAATGCCAAACTGCCAGATTAAAGGTGAAGCAAATATATCTTACATATGCTCACGTTACTATCGTGCTCCTGAGCTCATATTTGGTGCAACTGAGTACACAACATCAATTGATATATGGTCTGCTGGATGTGTTCTTGCTGAGCTGCTTCTTGGTCAAGTAAGTACTcttatattttgtttttatcatttcttaacttgttcagttgtggtagTAGCATCTTGAATTATACTAAATGCATCCTTTCTTTTGCAATTTTATCAGCCTCTGTTTCCTGGTGAAAGTGCAGTGGACCAGCTTGTTGAGATAATTAAGGTACTTAGTTCTTAAAAGTTTGTAGCAAATTTACTATCTCATTTTTGAAAGAATTGAAAAACAGTAACTTCTTGCAGGTTTTGGGTACTCCAACGCGAGAGGAAATCCGTTGTATGAATCCCAATTACACAGAATTCAAATTTCCGCAGATAAAAGCATGCCCATGGCACAAGGTATGTGGACCACTCTCCTTATACTGCACCATTTAAATTCAATACTTCATTGGTGGATTGAGAAGTATCTCCAGTTTGAGTCAACATTGTCAGACAAATGAAGACGTGAAATTTCAGTGTGCACTATGCATATAACTTGCATCATCCGTTAGGAGTTCCCCATGAAGTAATTTTGCAATGGTATTACTGCAGATCTTCCACAAGCGAATGCCTCCCGAAGCAATAGATCTTGTGTCCCGTCTCCTTCAGTATTCGCCAAATCTGCGATGTACTGCGGTAAGTTTTTGATGCTTGATTTCCTGATTGAAACTTGAAAGTATATTAAAATTGCTGCATGCCTATTAAATTTTACACACATTTGAAATTCACTAAAAAGAACCAGAT
The Oryza sativa Japonica Group chromosome 6, ASM3414082v1 DNA segment above includes these coding regions:
- the GSK4 gene encoding shaggy-related protein kinase GSK4, coding for MAAMPGGPDLAGAGGAVAVAVDAMQVDDPPRASAEEKHGPTIMGGNDPVTGHIISTTIGGKNDEPKRTISYMAERVVGTGSFGVVFQAKCLETGETVAIKKVLQDKRYKNRELQIMRSMDHCNVISLKHCFFSTTSRDELFLNLVMEFVPESLYRVLKHYKDMKQRMPLIYVKLYMYQIFRGLAYIHTVPGVCHRDIKPQNILVDPLTHQVKVCDFGSAKMLIKGEANISYICSRYYRAPELIFGATEYTTSIDIWSAGCVLAELLLGQPLFPGESAVDQLVEIIKVLGTPTREEIRCMNPNYTEFKFPQIKACPWHKIFHKRMPPEAIDLVSRLLQYSPNLRCTALEACAHSFFDELREPHAKLPNGRPFPPLFNFKQELANTHPELVSRLLPEHAQRHSGF